A stretch of the Vitis vinifera cultivar Pinot Noir 40024 chromosome 16, ASM3070453v1 genome encodes the following:
- the LOC100257023 gene encoding uncharacterized protein LOC100257023 isoform X2: MKKLQGSAVKQASTQISHEAQSDQQNSTSEGPVVDSGSVSSSNNETRKVSHQDIEFVQNLIERCLQLYMNRDEVVKTLSTRARIEPGFTTLVWHKLEEENADFFKAYNIRLELKRQIIVFNQLLEHQYYLMNHPVPPNVPLAPIQNGIHPMPVNNLPMGYPVLQQPPLPATHINSMSCSMSSSRVVKGIPASGNFHPIQMNAANETASDPVPGIPTAGVKSEVASSPPSVASNGHFSFAPEISGMSVDASTLHSTFTSDVSSSEGLQLGPDGGTGNLRESFLSLAHIPWSVSLTDLTVDLPNLEDIGALGNYSGSPFLQSDILLDSPEQNDLVEEFFVDNVPGPDSQSDEEKKP; this comes from the exons ATGAAGAAATTACAG GGTTCAGCAGTAAAGCAAGCCTCAACACAAATATCACATGAGGCAcaaagtgatcaacaaaatagCACATCTGAGGGTCCTGTAGTGGATTCAGGTTCAGTATCCAGTTCAAACAATGAGACCAGGAAAGTTTCACATCAAGATATCGAATTT GTTCAGAATTTGATAGAACGGTGTCTACAGTTGTACATGAACAGAGATGAGGTTGTAAAAACCCTTTCGACTCGGGCAAGAATAGAGCCTGGATTTACAACCTTGG TATGGCATAAACTGGAAGAAGAAAATGCTGACTTTTTCAAGGCCTACAACATAAGGCTAGAGTTGAAAAGGCAAATTATTGTGTTCAATCAATTACTTGAACATCAGTACTATCTGATGAACCACCCAGTACCTCCAAATGTTCCACTGGCTCCCATACAGAATGGGATTCATCCCATGCCTG TTAACAATTTGCCTATGGGATACCCTGTTCTGCAGCAGCCTCCTCTTCCAGCTACACATATCAACTCCATGAGCTGCAGTATGTCTTCTTCCCGTGTGGTAAAGGGGATCCCTGCATCAGGAAATTTCCATCCTATTCAAATGAATGCTGCGAATGA AACTGCATCTGATCCGGTACCTGGTATTCCTACTGCTGGAGTTAAGTCAGAGGTGGCTTCGAGTCCTCCATCAGTGGCATCCAATGGccatttttcttttgctccAGAGATATCAGGAATGAGTGTGGATGCATCCACCCTTCACTCAACATTTACATCTGACGTGTCAAGTTCAGAAGGACTGCAACTGGGGCCAGATGGTGGGACTGGAAATTTGAGGGAATCATTCTTGTCATTGGCTCATATTCCATGGAGTGTTAGCCTTACAGATCTAACTGTGGACTTGCCAAACTTGGAAG ATATTGGAGCGCTGGGAAACTATTCTGGTTCCCCCTTTCTACAATCAGATATTTTGCTCGATTCTCCTGAACAAAATGATTTAG TTGAGGAGTTCTTCGTGGACAACGTCCCCGGTCCAGACTC
- the LOC100257023 gene encoding uncharacterized protein LOC100257023 isoform X1 codes for MKKLQGSAVKQASTQISHEAQSDQQNSTSEGPVVDSGSVSSSNNETRKVSHQDIEFVQNLIERCLQLYMNRDEVVKTLSTRARIEPGFTTLVWHKLEEENADFFKAYNIRLELKRQIIVFNQLLEHQYYLMNHPVPPNVPLAPIQNGIHPMPVNNLPMGYPVLQQPPLPATHINSMSCSMSSSRVVKGIPASGNFHPIQMNAANDVLLDRTASDPVPGIPTAGVKSEVASSPPSVASNGHFSFAPEISGMSVDASTLHSTFTSDVSSSEGLQLGPDGGTGNLRESFLSLAHIPWSVSLTDLTVDLPNLEDIGALGNYSGSPFLQSDILLDSPEQNDLVEEFFVDNVPGPDSQSDEEKKP; via the exons ATGAAGAAATTACAG GGTTCAGCAGTAAAGCAAGCCTCAACACAAATATCACATGAGGCAcaaagtgatcaacaaaatagCACATCTGAGGGTCCTGTAGTGGATTCAGGTTCAGTATCCAGTTCAAACAATGAGACCAGGAAAGTTTCACATCAAGATATCGAATTT GTTCAGAATTTGATAGAACGGTGTCTACAGTTGTACATGAACAGAGATGAGGTTGTAAAAACCCTTTCGACTCGGGCAAGAATAGAGCCTGGATTTACAACCTTGG TATGGCATAAACTGGAAGAAGAAAATGCTGACTTTTTCAAGGCCTACAACATAAGGCTAGAGTTGAAAAGGCAAATTATTGTGTTCAATCAATTACTTGAACATCAGTACTATCTGATGAACCACCCAGTACCTCCAAATGTTCCACTGGCTCCCATACAGAATGGGATTCATCCCATGCCTG TTAACAATTTGCCTATGGGATACCCTGTTCTGCAGCAGCCTCCTCTTCCAGCTACACATATCAACTCCATGAGCTGCAGTATGTCTTCTTCCCGTGTGGTAAAGGGGATCCCTGCATCAGGAAATTTCCATCCTATTCAAATGAATGCTGCGAATGA TGTGCTGCTTGACAGAACTGCATCTGATCCGGTACCTGGTATTCCTACTGCTGGAGTTAAGTCAGAGGTGGCTTCGAGTCCTCCATCAGTGGCATCCAATGGccatttttcttttgctccAGAGATATCAGGAATGAGTGTGGATGCATCCACCCTTCACTCAACATTTACATCTGACGTGTCAAGTTCAGAAGGACTGCAACTGGGGCCAGATGGTGGGACTGGAAATTTGAGGGAATCATTCTTGTCATTGGCTCATATTCCATGGAGTGTTAGCCTTACAGATCTAACTGTGGACTTGCCAAACTTGGAAG ATATTGGAGCGCTGGGAAACTATTCTGGTTCCCCCTTTCTACAATCAGATATTTTGCTCGATTCTCCTGAACAAAATGATTTAG TTGAGGAGTTCTTCGTGGACAACGTCCCCGGTCCAGACTC
- the LOC100257023 gene encoding uncharacterized protein LOC100257023 isoform X4, giving the protein MKKLQGSAVKQASTQISHEAQSDQQNSTSEGPVVDSGSVSSSNNETRKVSHQDIEFVQNLIERCLQLYMNRDEVVKTLSTRARIEPGFTTLVNNLPMGYPVLQQPPLPATHINSMSCSMSSSRVVKGIPASGNFHPIQMNAANETASDPVPGIPTAGVKSEVASSPPSVASNGHFSFAPEISGMSVDASTLHSTFTSDVSSSEGLQLGPDGGTGNLRESFLSLAHIPWSVSLTDLTVDLPNLEDIGALGNYSGSPFLQSDILLDSPEQNDLVEEFFVDNVPGPDSQSDEEKKP; this is encoded by the exons ATGAAGAAATTACAG GGTTCAGCAGTAAAGCAAGCCTCAACACAAATATCACATGAGGCAcaaagtgatcaacaaaatagCACATCTGAGGGTCCTGTAGTGGATTCAGGTTCAGTATCCAGTTCAAACAATGAGACCAGGAAAGTTTCACATCAAGATATCGAATTT GTTCAGAATTTGATAGAACGGTGTCTACAGTTGTACATGAACAGAGATGAGGTTGTAAAAACCCTTTCGACTCGGGCAAGAATAGAGCCTGGATTTACAACCTTGG TTAACAATTTGCCTATGGGATACCCTGTTCTGCAGCAGCCTCCTCTTCCAGCTACACATATCAACTCCATGAGCTGCAGTATGTCTTCTTCCCGTGTGGTAAAGGGGATCCCTGCATCAGGAAATTTCCATCCTATTCAAATGAATGCTGCGAATGA AACTGCATCTGATCCGGTACCTGGTATTCCTACTGCTGGAGTTAAGTCAGAGGTGGCTTCGAGTCCTCCATCAGTGGCATCCAATGGccatttttcttttgctccAGAGATATCAGGAATGAGTGTGGATGCATCCACCCTTCACTCAACATTTACATCTGACGTGTCAAGTTCAGAAGGACTGCAACTGGGGCCAGATGGTGGGACTGGAAATTTGAGGGAATCATTCTTGTCATTGGCTCATATTCCATGGAGTGTTAGCCTTACAGATCTAACTGTGGACTTGCCAAACTTGGAAG ATATTGGAGCGCTGGGAAACTATTCTGGTTCCCCCTTTCTACAATCAGATATTTTGCTCGATTCTCCTGAACAAAATGATTTAG TTGAGGAGTTCTTCGTGGACAACGTCCCCGGTCCAGACTC
- the LOC100257023 gene encoding uncharacterized protein LOC100257023 isoform X3 yields MKKLQGSAVKQASTQISHEAQSDQQNSTSEGPVVDSGSVSSSNNETRKVSHQDIEFVQNLIERCLQLYMNRDEVVKTLSTRARIEPGFTTLVNNLPMGYPVLQQPPLPATHINSMSCSMSSSRVVKGIPASGNFHPIQMNAANDVLLDRTASDPVPGIPTAGVKSEVASSPPSVASNGHFSFAPEISGMSVDASTLHSTFTSDVSSSEGLQLGPDGGTGNLRESFLSLAHIPWSVSLTDLTVDLPNLEDIGALGNYSGSPFLQSDILLDSPEQNDLVEEFFVDNVPGPDSQSDEEKKP; encoded by the exons ATGAAGAAATTACAG GGTTCAGCAGTAAAGCAAGCCTCAACACAAATATCACATGAGGCAcaaagtgatcaacaaaatagCACATCTGAGGGTCCTGTAGTGGATTCAGGTTCAGTATCCAGTTCAAACAATGAGACCAGGAAAGTTTCACATCAAGATATCGAATTT GTTCAGAATTTGATAGAACGGTGTCTACAGTTGTACATGAACAGAGATGAGGTTGTAAAAACCCTTTCGACTCGGGCAAGAATAGAGCCTGGATTTACAACCTTGG TTAACAATTTGCCTATGGGATACCCTGTTCTGCAGCAGCCTCCTCTTCCAGCTACACATATCAACTCCATGAGCTGCAGTATGTCTTCTTCCCGTGTGGTAAAGGGGATCCCTGCATCAGGAAATTTCCATCCTATTCAAATGAATGCTGCGAATGA TGTGCTGCTTGACAGAACTGCATCTGATCCGGTACCTGGTATTCCTACTGCTGGAGTTAAGTCAGAGGTGGCTTCGAGTCCTCCATCAGTGGCATCCAATGGccatttttcttttgctccAGAGATATCAGGAATGAGTGTGGATGCATCCACCCTTCACTCAACATTTACATCTGACGTGTCAAGTTCAGAAGGACTGCAACTGGGGCCAGATGGTGGGACTGGAAATTTGAGGGAATCATTCTTGTCATTGGCTCATATTCCATGGAGTGTTAGCCTTACAGATCTAACTGTGGACTTGCCAAACTTGGAAG ATATTGGAGCGCTGGGAAACTATTCTGGTTCCCCCTTTCTACAATCAGATATTTTGCTCGATTCTCCTGAACAAAATGATTTAG TTGAGGAGTTCTTCGTGGACAACGTCCCCGGTCCAGACTC